The following coding sequences are from one Nicotiana tabacum cultivar K326 chromosome 1, ASM71507v2, whole genome shotgun sequence window:
- the LOC142161672 gene encoding squamosa promoter-binding-like protein 8, producing the protein MLDYDWGEQSSVMLSGEEANQGNDQNHHHFFDPFANTSHQTFTENPSLLNPQQHHFLNATHQQQQNHQFFHPHLNNTTLYDPRAYETSYNPTQGSMPSLHQQPNTGFIMVPKSEPQFMGGVRDFASTSRIGLNLGGRTYFSSSEDDFVNRLYRRTRAVVEGGSVVNTPRCQAEGCNADLTHAKHYHRRHKVCEFHSKAATVIAAGLTQRFCQQCSRFHLLSEFDNGKRSCRKRLADHNRRRRKNQQANIENSNKSQLGSTRNSSSDSLARSPPDSGAHSSSVTVAISPPRISLDCFGQRP; encoded by the exons ATGTTGGACTATGACTGGGGAGAACAATCATCGGTTATGCTTTCTGGAGAAGAAGCAAATCAAGGAAATGACCAAAATCACCATCACTTTTTTGACCCTTTTGCAAACACTAGTCATCAAACTTTCACTGAAAACCCATCTTTACTAAATCCCCAACAACACCATTTTCTTAACGCAActcaccaacaacaacaaaatcaccAATTTTTTCACCCCCATCTGAACAACACTACCCTTTATGACCCACGTGCTTATGAAACCTCTTACAATCCCACTCAAGGGTCCATGCCCTCACTGCACCAACAACCAAATACTGGGTTCATAATGGTCCCAAAAAGTGAACCACAATTTATGGGCGGGGTTCGTGATTTTGCGAGCACGAGTCGGATTGGATTGAATTTGGGCGGGCGGACTTATTTTTCTTCGTCTGAAGATGATTTTGTGAACCGACTTTATCGACGTACTAGAGCAGTGGTTGAAGGTGGTTCAGTAGTGAATACTCCTAGATGTCAAGCTGAAGGCTGTAATGCTGATCTAACACATGCCAAACATTACCATAGGAGACACAAAGTTTGTGAATTTCACTCCAAAGCTGCTACTGTTATTGCCGCTGGCTTGACTCAACGATTCTGCCAACAGTGTAGCAG GTTCCATCTGCTGTCGGAATTTGATAACGGGAAGAGAAGTTGCAGGAAACGTTTGGCAGATCATAACAGAAGGAGGAGAAAAAATCAACAAGCAAATATAGAAAACAGCAACAAGTCTCAACTTGGCAGTACCAGAAATTCCTCATCGGACAGTCTTGCAA GGTCTCCACCAGATTCAGGAGCTCATTCTTCATCAGTGACAGTAGCAATTTCACCACCAAGAATCTCACTGGATTGTTTTGGGCAAAGACCGTAG